The window TtcctaaaaattgaaaatatatgtaaaattaGATAATTAACACGTTTCCTATCGTTCAGCGATTTTTAAACTTGCTGGCACACAGAGACCTGGCAGTGGacgtgttaaaataaaaaaagtattttaacaaataattctGCAGGAATTTCGACTATAAGAATCGTTTCCGCTGTTCTGCTTTCAATTACGAGCCTCTTATCACTGCCTGATCACTGTTGTACACGTTTGAATGAATTAAACGGTTCGAAGCGTTCTGCAGCCTTAATACCCGGCTGTCTTTTAATCCCTAACAGACATCGAGAATGCACACGTTCGTAGAACTTTACACGTGGAGGGAACATCCTCCAAGACAGGGAAGACGATTACCTATCCTAGGTTTAGAAACCGGAAGAAGACAAATTTAAGGGATAACTTGATACCAGAGAAAAATAATTCTGATACGAAAGAGTGCTCGAATCAGGAATACGAAATAATGAAGGTATGTTAATCGCTATTCATCTGACTGAcagattaaaaatatttctattcgcAGGATAATTTGTTACTTTACAATCATGCAAGACTGATGGCCCAGGACAACCATAGTAAAGAATACCTCGTCAGTATAATGTTCTCTCACTACGATCAAAATAACAATGGGAATCTGGAACGCGAAGAATTGGAACAGGTAATCATTTTgcttttgttttaatatttttcaatccaTATAGAATAAATTGTACGATGAACATGGAACTTTAGATAGCAGAGAACGAAGATTTAGAAGAATTGTGCAAGGGATGTAATTTAGGTCACATGATCAATTACGACGATACCGATGGTGATGGGAAACTGAATGTGAATGAATTTTATATGGCGTTCAGCAAACTTTACAGtaagtaaaatttgaaaattgagaaCCTTCAACCATGGTCCATTAAAATCTGCAAAATggcgttaatgatgaaaaatgagTTGAAACATCGTAATCGTTTTTTAGGTGTCTCGGTCGTGTCCCTCGATAAATCTCTGGAGGTGAATCACATTTCTGCGAGGGTGGGCGATAACGTTGAAATCAAGTGCGATGTCACCGGTACACCACCACCGCCATTAGTGTGGCGACGCAACGAGGCCGATTTGGAGATCTTAAACGAGCCCGAGGTGCTATCTAAAAACCGATTACTTCAGAGAACGTCAACAGGCATTAAACTTTCGCTGTAACGCCGGTCACGGACCGAAACGTTGCTACTGTGTGCGATAATTGTATATACGGGGACCCCTTCGACCAGCAATACAGCGAGAGCTTACTCTTAGTctatacatacagggtgttcgacaacaggtgtgcaaaatagcgtttgcgcctttgttttccagtaattaacgtttaaaaattcgagtaaaaagcgcctgaaacctgcaacccgcccagcgccgacgattgaacgtcaggtcagcaggggaaggtacagtcataaccaagaatcgttgaatagtagaaatttacctcgtgctattctgtttctcggtactgcagcattcggctttctcttcttggttatgactgtaccggcCCCTGCAGACCTGACGTTCAGACGTCGGTGCtaggcgggttgcaggtttcaggcgcttgttactcgaatttttaaacgttaattactggaaagcaaagccgcaaacgctatttcgttattcttgatttttgtcttattttgatccctagaatcaccccttacaattttgcccacctgttgtcgaacacccatATAGCAgtaaaatcgtaaatgagtcaaattgcttcgctccggcaatctagtgttaaagaTCAATAACACCTTTTTTCTTCTGATAGATAAGAGTGTTCAACGACGGTAGCCTGTACTTGACGAAGGTGCAGCTGATACACGCCGGAAACTACACCTGCCACGCGGTCAGGAACCAGGATGTCGTTCAGACGCACGTGTTAACCATTCACAGTAAGCTGTCGAAAAATGACAAGAAAATTTCATgtagggtgattctctcgctggTGTACTCAAAGGAAATTCCGCCACACCAATATGAATGGACCCAAACCCTTTCCTTGGGCTTCGGTCCATTCATACTGATGTGGCAGCAATTCCTTTGAGTACACTaacgagagaatcaccctgtaaaTTATCAACCAAGAACAAGTCATCTTAAAACAGAATATTAACAAGTCCAAATGGTTCATAGCTGTCCCAGAGGTAAAAGTAACGCCGCAATTTCAAGCGAAACGCTTGAAAGAAGAAGCTAGTATAAAGTGTCACGTAACTGGTGAACCTCTTCCACGAGTAGAGTGGTTGAAGAACGATGAACCATTGAACCACGATCAACCAGACAAATATGATCTAATTGGAAACGGTACTAAACTGATGATTAAGAACGTGGACTATGCTGATACAGGAGCATACATGTGCCAAGCTAGCAGTATAGGTGGTGTGACCAGGGACATCAGCAGTTTGGTTGTCCAGGATCAACCTACACCGAGTGAGTCATCTGTAATGAATATTCAGAAATTTCTGTTAATAATAACCACAATTGTTATTCGTTTAGCGACTGAGAACGAAGAACGgagatttttttctttccacaaATGGGGCATTTTAGTCTACGAACCGTCCACTTGTAGACTGCGACACGAGATTCGGTCTACGGATGTTATTCCTGGCACTCAGGTAAATTTGTTGGTGAATTTATCAATAATGTTATCCTAACAGCctcgatattttctttttcaggaaTACGTATGCGGGATTAAGAATGTGCCTTGTTCCTGGGGACGTGCGATCAACGTTGCGAATCGGTACGTGTACGTCAGTCAGCCACAAAAGGATCGTGTACTTGTTATCAGCGAAACCCAAATGGTTATAGTCGATGTAAGTAAAGAGTTATCCGGATTTCTTGGTGTTATATTCTGAAAAATTAACGCTCTTTATTAGGTGGTGCCAACAGATAAAAATCCTGTCCAACTTTGGTACGTACCTTCCCTGGATCAAGTGTGGGTGTTAAATTGGCGAAGCGAAGAAGACACCGGTGTGAAAACGGTGCAAGTGATCGAGGATGCATCTCAAAAGAAGAAGCATCGAGCCATTCGACCCGAACCCATTGACGCACAGTTTGATatcattcaaaatatttatatccCTGAACCACAAGTGATTatcataatttctttttaattagtaattttacAAAGATTAGAGTGctttatttctcttcttttctgtcCAGGATATTGATAGTACGTTCAAATACGGTTACGTGAGTCACACGAATCAACGGAATATGTATAAACTCGATCTGAAGAATATGAAGTACACCCGCAGTGCTGATTTAAGTTCTTACGATTGCGTTCCGGCGAACGTTCAATTCTCGATACTTTGTGAGTAATTTCTTTCTGACTAGCCAacgaatttataaatatttgcattGTCTTTCAGACGGATTTGTAATAATTGAATGCCAAGAACCAATCACTAATCGACCAACTGGTCAATTGCTGTTAGATTACCTCACCGATACAGTTCTTGTTCACAAACCTAATCTCTTAGGAAGACCAACAATTTCACCTGACTCTCGACACCTTGTCACCTTGGACAAACAAGAGACTGGTGTAACTCTTGTTGTGCAAGAAATATCATGTAATTatagattatattttttatactgcCACCGATGATTCCTatggtaattaatattttactccACAATTAATTCTCCTTCTAGCTAACGGTTTAAAATTTGCATTCGACGTGAAAACTACATTGAACATCAGTGATATCGCGCTCTATCCATCCCAGACCACCCATGGGTATGACATTTACGCGTCATCGATTGACAAAGAGGATATCCTTTTCCTAGATCTATCCACTGGTAACGGAATAATTCAAAGACACAGCGTTCTCTATCTTTCAGCAATTAACCGACTAATTTCGCTTTTCTGATTCCAGGTAAAGTGGAAATGATAACGGGAGTAGGCAAAGCTACACCGCCTAACTTAACGAAATGGGGAAATCCGAACAGACCAATCGTCCAGAGCGGTATATTTGGTAAATACATGGTCAGTCCATCGAGCGACGCGTTATTCGTTTTGAATGGAGAAACACGAACGATAAACTGCGAAATCGGGGGCTTAGTGAATCCTGGAGCAGTGGTATGGTTCACAGTGTCTTTACATTGAACGACAGACATTTTTGCAACGATAATAAAGAAATAGCAAAGAACGGGAGACATATTTGGTAACGCGTATGAATGATTATCATTGTTCGAACGAGAAGATAGAGAATAAACCGTagttgtcttttttttttttctaagttcgaagaaagaaaagggttgAAAGAAATTTCGGGAAAAAATATATTCTAACACCGAGAACATACCATTATTTGAGGTTATTCGTTAAAATCTTTAAAGATATTCCGTGTATCGCTCTTCGACAATTATTAATGGCGTATTTTTGACACCATCGAGCGAGTAAACGTTTTCATTGTTACATACGaatatttatcgtaaaacaTTTATCGATAAGGTTTTTAATGTACATACCAAAGATAGTcttttacatatatatttaatgtacctAATCATTACCCTATCGGTGGCCTTagtttccttcaattttgcATATCTCTCAGATCTTTGTACCTGTACAAAGTTCTCTTTCCCGAATCAAATTTCTATGGctataaacgaaaaaaaaaaaaaaaaaaacatatacaATTGTACTCTTCTTAATagtaattagaataattgtCACTTCTTATCCAGTACGGGGCTGTAAATTAAAACGATTTTTTCCAAGTATTTAAACAGttcaaagaaatttaatatttttcttttcttttatttgcaaCGACATATttagaacttttttttttttcttctcaaacGATATCAAGAGTCAATAACATATTACACTTATGATTAGCTAATTAGAAA is drawn from Osmia lignaria lignaria isolate PbOS001 chromosome 14, iyOsmLign1, whole genome shotgun sequence and contains these coding sequences:
- the Fstl5 gene encoding follistatin-like 5 isoform X2, whose product is MKRKFQIATLYLLLLSICMSVAGHKHSRRHRDFTVAENHDSASLSRSDSHSMTVSPLIERSSLPEEAYLPETPTVDPCVKKYCGVGRECEQSANNTVATCVCTRKCPRRHRPVCASNGKIYANHCELHRAACHAGSSLTRSRLMRCLHHDIENAHVRRTLHVEGTSSKTGKTITYPRFRNRKKTNLRDNLIPEKNNSDTKECSNQEYEIMKDNLLLYNHARLMAQDNHSKEYLVSIMFSHYDQNNNGNLEREELEQIAENEDLEELCKGCNLGHMINYDDTDGDGKLNVNEFYMAFSKLYSVSVVSLDKSLEVNHISARVGDNVEIKCDVTGTPPPPLVWRRNEADLEILNEPEIRVFNDGSLYLTKVQLIHAGNYTCHAVRNQDVVQTHVLTIHTVPEVKVTPQFQAKRLKEEASIKCHVTGEPLPRVEWLKNDEPLNHDQPDKYDLIGNGTKLMIKNVDYADTGAYMCQASSIGGVTRDISSLVVQDQPTPTTENEERRFFSFHKWGILVYEPSTCRLRHEIRSTDVIPGTQEYVCGIKNVPCSWGRAINVANRYVYVSQPQKDRVLVISETQMVIVDVVPTDKNPVQLWYVPSLDQVWVLNWRSEEDTGVKTVQVIEDASQKKKHRAIRPEPIDAQFDIIQNIYIPEPQDIDSTFKYGYVSHTNQRNMYKLDLKNMKYTRSADLSSYDCVPANVQFSILYGFVIIECQEPITNRPTGQLLLDYLTDTVLVHKPNLLGRPTISPDSRHLVTLDKQETGVTLVVQEISSNGLKFAFDVKTTLNISDIALYPSQTTHGYDIYASSIDKEDILFLDLSTGKVEMITGVGKATPPNLTKWGNPNRPIVQSGIFGKYMVSPSSDALFVLNGETRTINCEIGGLVNPGAVVWFTVSLH
- the Fstl5 gene encoding follistatin-like 5 isoform X1, whose protein sequence is MMKRKFQIATLYLLLLSICMSVAGHKHSRRHRDFTVAENHDSASLSRSDSHSMTVSPLIERSSLPEEAYLPETPTVDPCVKKYCGVGRECEQSANNTVATCVCTRKCPRRHRPVCASNGKIYANHCELHRAACHAGSSLTRSRLMRCLHHDIENAHVRRTLHVEGTSSKTGKTITYPRFRNRKKTNLRDNLIPEKNNSDTKECSNQEYEIMKDNLLLYNHARLMAQDNHSKEYLVSIMFSHYDQNNNGNLEREELEQIAENEDLEELCKGCNLGHMINYDDTDGDGKLNVNEFYMAFSKLYSVSVVSLDKSLEVNHISARVGDNVEIKCDVTGTPPPPLVWRRNEADLEILNEPEIRVFNDGSLYLTKVQLIHAGNYTCHAVRNQDVVQTHVLTIHTVPEVKVTPQFQAKRLKEEASIKCHVTGEPLPRVEWLKNDEPLNHDQPDKYDLIGNGTKLMIKNVDYADTGAYMCQASSIGGVTRDISSLVVQDQPTPTTENEERRFFSFHKWGILVYEPSTCRLRHEIRSTDVIPGTQEYVCGIKNVPCSWGRAINVANRYVYVSQPQKDRVLVISETQMVIVDVVPTDKNPVQLWYVPSLDQVWVLNWRSEEDTGVKTVQVIEDASQKKKHRAIRPEPIDAQFDIIQNIYIPEPQDIDSTFKYGYVSHTNQRNMYKLDLKNMKYTRSADLSSYDCVPANVQFSILYGFVIIECQEPITNRPTGQLLLDYLTDTVLVHKPNLLGRPTISPDSRHLVTLDKQETGVTLVVQEISSNGLKFAFDVKTTLNISDIALYPSQTTHGYDIYASSIDKEDILFLDLSTGKVEMITGVGKATPPNLTKWGNPNRPIVQSGIFGKYMVSPSSDALFVLNGETRTINCEIGGLVNPGAVVWFTVSLH
- the Fstl5 gene encoding follistatin-like 5 isoform X3, encoding MMKRKFQIATLYLLLLSICMSVAGHKHSRRHRDFTVAENHDSASLSRSDSHSMTVSPLIERSSLPEEAYLPENIENAHVRRTLHVEGTSSKTGKTITYPRFRNRKKTNLRDNLIPEKNNSDTKECSNQEYEIMKDNLLLYNHARLMAQDNHSKEYLVSIMFSHYDQNNNGNLEREELEQIAENEDLEELCKGCNLGHMINYDDTDGDGKLNVNEFYMAFSKLYSVSVVSLDKSLEVNHISARVGDNVEIKCDVTGTPPPPLVWRRNEADLEILNEPEIRVFNDGSLYLTKVQLIHAGNYTCHAVRNQDVVQTHVLTIHTVPEVKVTPQFQAKRLKEEASIKCHVTGEPLPRVEWLKNDEPLNHDQPDKYDLIGNGTKLMIKNVDYADTGAYMCQASSIGGVTRDISSLVVQDQPTPTTENEERRFFSFHKWGILVYEPSTCRLRHEIRSTDVIPGTQEYVCGIKNVPCSWGRAINVANRYVYVSQPQKDRVLVISETQMVIVDVVPTDKNPVQLWYVPSLDQVWVLNWRSEEDTGVKTVQVIEDASQKKKHRAIRPEPIDAQFDIIQNIYIPEPQDIDSTFKYGYVSHTNQRNMYKLDLKNMKYTRSADLSSYDCVPANVQFSILYGFVIIECQEPITNRPTGQLLLDYLTDTVLVHKPNLLGRPTISPDSRHLVTLDKQETGVTLVVQEISSNGLKFAFDVKTTLNISDIALYPSQTTHGYDIYASSIDKEDILFLDLSTGKVEMITGVGKATPPNLTKWGNPNRPIVQSGIFGKYMVSPSSDALFVLNGETRTINCEIGGLVNPGAVVWFTVSLH